One stretch of Podospora bellae-mahoneyi strain CBS 112042 chromosome 2, whole genome shotgun sequence DNA includes these proteins:
- the RPS29 gene encoding 40S ribosomal protein S29 (COG:J; EggNog:ENOG503P6KV) produces the protein MSHESVWNSRPRTYGKGSRACRVCTHQAGLIRKYGLNICRQCFREKAADIGFVKYR, from the exons ATGTCTCACGAGTCTGTCTGGAACTCCCGCCCCCGCACTTACGGCAAGGGCTCTCGCGCTTG CCGTGTCTGCACCCACCAGGCTGGTCTGATCCGCAAGTACGGCCTCAACATCTGCCGTCAGTGCTTCCGCGAGAAGGCTGCCGACATTGGTTTCGTCAAG TACCGGTAA
- a CDS encoding hypothetical protein (EggNog:ENOG503P8N1; COG:S), with product MQSDALMDDDVFVMISSARGPSDYHSVVTGLCTVLSNSALKANPPPVEPAAHDQKHIDSNLFRTVQSSRNCFILRIQKYQTKISMTSKNESNANNTSPTNASGDNAHAELTVQLEDLLNTLSNKFAGVSSEIFAKMDEMSRRLDNLEAQLAANKDKKSSSG from the exons ATGCAAAGTGATGCTTTAATGGACGATGATGTCTTCGTAATGATATCGTCGG CGCGCGGCCCCTCTGACTACCACAGTGTCGTTACTGGGCTGTGCACCGTGCTATCAAATAGTGCCCTGAaagccaaccccccacccgTTGAACCAGCTGCTCATGATCAAAAACACATTGACAGCAACCTCTTCCGCACTGTACAATCATCGAGAAACTGCTTCATTCTCCGCATACAAAAGTACCAAACAAAAATAAGTATGACTTCCAAGAACGAGTccaacgccaacaacacGAGTCCAACAAAT GCCTCTGGCGACAACGCCCATGCTGAGCTCACGGTCCAACTCGAAGACCTTCTGAACACCCTCTCGAACAAATTTGCTGGCGTTTCTAGTGAAATCTTTGCAAAAA TGGACGAGATGTCGCGTCGCCTGGACAATCTTGAAGCACAGCTAGCAGccaacaaggacaagaagtcAAGCTCCGGCTGA
- a CDS encoding hypothetical protein (EggNog:ENOG503NUUH; COG:S) yields MIHQTINALLEVKKVAPDDLLDEPQGPSPKEDHLIFTTPQYPQILERGQEFFECIYGKITKRVMGQMDRSGTEDLGLVARLVYGYILSNTNVLGPIETSYVMIAGLISQDVRLMLCLAGPNQS; encoded by the coding sequence ATGATTCACCAGACCATCAACGCCCTTCTAGAGGTCAAGAAAGTAGCACCAGATGACCTTCTCGACGAGCCGCAAGGACCCTCGCCGAAGGAAGACCATCTGATATTCACGACACCCCAGTATCCCCAGATTCTAGAACGCGGACAAGAATTCTTCGAGTGCATCTACGGTAAAATAACCAAGAGAGTCATGGGTCAAATGGACCGATCAGGAACCGAAGACCTCGGCCTCGTCGCTCGCCTGGTATATGGTTACAttctcagcaacaccaatgTCCTCGGCCCCATCGAGACTTCCTATGTCATGATTGCTGGATTGATATCACAAGATGTGAGGTTGATGCTGTGTCTCGCTGGCCCCAATCAAAGCTGA
- a CDS encoding hypothetical protein (EggNog:ENOG503NZ0H; COG:O; BUSCO:EOG092619VG) codes for MPEQEQDEQQRRQQSDRGQMLLLVLIFYLTFFSESDAPALMSTPYLTASERLGRQRAAHGILNSTNWGDFSPHAHKEGAPPWQEPKYLNLTGFRENDGLAWEDLDYFKDRCRQWSKHAYPPQEGGNEWAHGSAKRTWQNATGTVQGKWIRRQGSAAKYRDNFNLTAVAPGVNWMGDDVDWGWNVTGSHGTVVLRLEEDDTPDSWYRETPKDEKESHTAGVAREISAVATFQEEETSAASFVMQLYGVHWPLQGSMILTTTSEKFAGIFGLPHLTPHAKFFETSQRLLNHTVDETLRERERSRLPDISNPWNPVIEGDFGGTLPRCEYILYLQLHALDHHYTHHKGFMDSSHSIIDDLERELRYPTGARNTKLPELQMSLVAWSPDCSYYLESKGPPLFPPADGQHLVGVKEEVLLSRVNYSLLVFAFVYAVQVILLKGQIKESPTPSTLNRLSFWSMSMMLLADGLVFSASSAWSVSASDGFHSALLLTFVSFMSSAIGAGLLASIRGSEPERRARDTPPATNTGTTNTTTTTPAPPPAPAVPQTSDTLPSPVTAGPPRAPSLPIIVPSDQDIDAEIAENVAVGAGAVPGLGTTTTAPATTTTLTNRPQTAQFAPVIFYFFLLILAIMVLTILSLSWPPRARSIYINTISFLYFSLWLPQIWRNARRNSRRSFSWNFLTGQSLCRLAPFAYFYLYDKNFLFVSTDYATFSILVAWVWAQLLTLILQNFWEPRLGIPFPRGWMPEVWDYHRILRQDDIESGVVVGLEFLESASSSSTAEGHGHDHRGELRERAKELRQRGMTLRNVDCAICREEMLVPVVMTGKPDPSWSMADMLERKSYMITPCRHMFHTKCLEQWFRKRLVCPICREDLQPL; via the coding sequence ATGCCTGAACAAGAACAGGATGAACAACAGCGACGGCAGCAGAGTGACCGGGGGCAGATGCTCCTCTTGGTGCTCATCTTTTATCTCACATTCTTCTCTGAGAGCGATGCACCAGCACTGATGTCAACACCATATCTCACCGCCTCAGAAAGGCTTGGCCGCCAGAGGGCTGCTCACGGCATTCTCAACAGCACCAACTGGGGCGACTTTTCTCCCCACGCACACAAGGAAGGGGCGCCGCCATGGCAAGAGCCCAAGTATCTCAATCTCACCGGGTTTCGGGAAAATGACGGTCTCGCGTGGGAGGATCTTGATTATTTCAAGGATCGGTGTCGTCAGTGGAGCAAACATGCCTACCCACCGCAGGAAGGAGGGAACGAGTGGGCTCATGGTTCGGCAAAGAGGACATGGCAGAATGCGACGGGCACTGTCCAGGGGAAGTGGATCCGTCGTCAAGGGTCGGCTGCGAAGTACAGAGATAACTTCAACCTCACTGCCGTTGCTCCTGGGGTCAATTGGATGGGGGACGATGTCGACTGGGGCTGGAATGTCACTGGGTCTCACGGCACTGTTGTCCTACgccttgaggaggatgacacACCAGATAGCTGGTATCGGGAGACTCCAAAAGATGAGAAAGAGAGCCATACGGCGGGTGTTGCGAGGGAGATCTCGGCTGTGGCAACTTTTCAGGAGGAAGAGACCTCTGCTGCCAGTTTCGTTATGCAACTTTACGGCGTTCACTGGCCATTGCAAGGGTCGATGATTCTGACTACAACTAGTGAGAAATTCGCGGGCATCTTTGGCTTGCCTCACCTCACGCCTCACGCCAAGTTTTTCGAGACGAGTCAACGTCTGTTGAACCACACTGTCGATGAAACGCTGCGAGAGAGAGAACGTAGCAGGCTTCCAGATATATCCAACCCATGGAATCCGGTCATTGAAGGGGACTTTGGTGGCACACTACCCCGTTGTGAATACATTTTGTATCTGCAACTGCATGCCTTGGACCATCACTATACACATCACAAGGGATTCATGGATTCGTCGCATTCCATTATCGACGATCTGGAGCGGGAGCTTCGCTATCCTACTGGTGCTCGAAACACGAAGCTACCTGAGCTGCAAATGTCCCTCGTCGCCTGGTCGCCTGACTGCTCATATTATCTCGAGTCTAAGGGACCTCCCCTATTCCCACCCGCAGATGGCCAGCATCTTGTTGgtgtcaaggaggaggtgcttCTTTCTCGGGTGAACTACTCATTGCTAGTTTTCGCGTTTGTATACGCAGTACAAGTCATACTCTTGAAAGGGCAGATCAAAGAATCCCCCACGCCCTCTACGCTCAATCGGTTGAGCTTTTGGAGCATGTCAATGATGTTGCTGGCAGATGGCCTGGTTTTCTCAGCTTCATCTGCTTGGTCTGTCAGTGCCTCTGACGGGTTTCACTCTGCCTTGCTGTTAACATTTGTCTCGTTCATGTCATCGGCTATCGGAGCTGGACTCTTGGCCAGCATCCGTGGCAGTGAACCAGAGAGGAGAGCTCGCGATACTCCTCCAGCCACCAACACGGGTACTACGAACACAACCACTaccaccccagcaccacctcctgCTCCGGCAGTCCCACAGACCTCAGACACTCTGCCCTCGCCAGTAACAGCTGGACCTCCCAGGGCACCCTCTCTCCCGATCATTGTCCCCTCAGACCAAGACATCGACGCCGAGATTGCAGAAAACGTCGCAGTCGGCGCAGGCGCCGTCCCAGGCCtaggcaccaccaccacagccccAGCAACGACAACCACACTAACCAACCGCCCCCAAACAGCCCAATTCGCCCCCGTGATCTTctacttcttcctcctcatcctcgccatcatgGTCCTAacaatcctctccctctcctggcCCCCCCGCGCCCGCTCAAtctacatcaacaccatctccttcctctaCTTCTCCCTCTGGCTCCCCCAAATCTGGCGAAACGCCCGCCGCAACAGCCGCCGCAGCTTCTCCTGGAACTTTCTTACAGGCCAATCCCTCTGCCGCCTCGCCCCGTTTGCGTACTTTTATCTCTACGACAAAAATTTCTTGTTCGTCTCGACCGATTATGCAaccttctccatcctcgtcgcctGGGTGTGGGCCCAGCTCCTGACGCTGATCCTGCAAAACTTTTGGGAGCCCCGGCTGGGCATCCCGTTTCCGAGAGGTTGGATGCCAGAAGTGTGGGACTACCACCGCATCCTGAGGCAGGATGACATCGAGAGCGGGGTTGTCGTCGGTCTTGAATTTCTCGAGTCtgcttcgtcgtcgtcgaccgCCGAAGGCCATGGCCACGACCACAGGGgggagctgagggagagggcaaaGGAGCTGAGGCAGAGGGGCATGACGCTGAGGAATGTGGACTGCGCCATCTGcagggaggagatgctggTGCCGGTCGTGATGACGGGCAAGCCGGACCCGTCGTGGAGCATGGCTGACATGCTGGAGAGGAAGTCTTACATGATCACGCCCTGCCGGCACATGTTTCACACAAAGTGCTTGGAGCAGTGGTTTAGGAAGCGGCTGGTTTGTCCCATATGCAGGGAGGATTTGCAGCCGCTTTGA
- the HRD1 gene encoding E3 ubiquitin-protein ligase hrd1 (EggNog:ENOG503NVCJ; BUSCO:EOG09263X0V; COG:O), producing the protein MRLQWYATASMASAAAVVASAFYQRANFYSAMVHLAQSSMSLLVLANLVFVVYGSLVYGFQRLCFGPLRPTEIEQLYERGWFAVTETCLAMTIFRDELGPSFVIMFTALITGKVWGWISEGRVEVLEQQPPANPRLFHTRLSISLLVSILYDVFLLSYAATTVWQQARRTVMVMFLFEFAVLTVCSLHTTGRYILSLVEQQVNRIQTQQRLEERRRQVREQRAEILRRRAEGTAEDDDEELPNEEDVDEMDIEVPGWESKGHWILSLDLFADFVKLTLYTVFFCALVIFFNFPIHIVRDWFMTARSFLKRLRALLRYRQALKHMDQYPDATVEDLGRDETCIICREEMRPWDPNDTNQIERTRAKKLPCGHILHFGCLKSWLERQQVCPTCRRPVAREGQQPARNGDAVVFRLGLGLPPGPNQPAQAQFPPNGQPPAGQPPQGGAAGLQGNNRNRNVRMFNFGPLRLGFAQGGVEEIREMAQRMGMPPDAAHPAPPAPAAPAPADNAAVNVNTPGAGLDQIRGQLTDLSTRIQQEMANLNHAAHELYLLQHMVNELTRLRQTPTQQAGQRQGIPLVPGQVVVPPQPVANIQHVAQAPAQAAVQPGVQPAGQPATQSPVMLLGQPYIQGQPHPAFQHPGVLQAQVHAFLPRAQPTIGRLGAESGAAIPAGNPDLPEGVTIPAGWSLVPLQSAENGVVEPSPLWGQLPANALRDRLQNLAPERPRSSLSRGTSPLGRDTTSVAGYEAESSQTAEARGAVPSDAASNTQRTVSPSHTASTATSAAPNWGGPAQLFGGRTTSPLQTEAEAGSSRAASKSNGSAGPSAQNGSTSNSKSTARLASVEDAENEEDE; encoded by the exons ATGCGGCTCCAGTGGTACGCAACG GCCTCCATGGCCTCTGCGGCCGCCGTGGTCGCATCCGCTTTCTATCAACGTGCCAATTTCTACTCGGCCATGGTCCATCTTGCGCAAAGTAGCATGTCTCTCCTG GTTCTCGCAAATCTGGTGTTCGTTGTCTATGGATCTCTTGTGTATGGCTTCCAACGCCTCTGCTTCGGCCCCCTGCGACCGACCGAAATCGAACAACTCTACGAACGGGGCTGGTTCGCCGTCACCGAAACCTGCCTTGCCATGACCATATTCCGGGACGAACTCGGCCCCTCCTTTGTGATCATGTTTACCGCGCTCATCACTGGGAAGGTGTGGGGTTGGATCAGTGAAGGTCGCGTCGAAGTGCTggagcaacaaccccctgCGAACCCCCGACTGTTCCATACCAGACTCAGCATCTCTCTGCTGGTCAGTATTCTTTACGACGTCTTCTTGCTCAGCTATGCCGCCACTACCGTCTGGCAACAAGCCCGCCGTACTGTCATGGTCATGTTCCTATTCGAGTTTGCCGTCCTCACGGTCTGCTCCCTGCACACGACTGGTCGGTATATCCTCTCGCTGGTGGAGCAACAGGTCAACAGGATCCAAACGCAACAACGCTTGGAAGAACGCCGTCGCCAGGTTCGAGAGCAGAGGGCCGAAATTCTGAGGCGGAGAGCCGAGGGTACcgctgaggatgatgacgaggaactGCCCAACGAGGAAGATGTCGACGAGATGGACATTGAAGTGCCAGGTTGGGAATCCAAGGGGCACTGGATTTTGTCCCTGGATCTTTTTGCAG ACTTTGTCAAGCTTACTCTGTATaccgtcttcttctgcgcTCTTGTCATCTTTTTCAACTTCCCCATACATATCGTCAGAGACTGGTTCATGACCGCGAGGTCGTTCCTAAAGCGTCTACGAGCCCTCCTCCGCTATCGACAAGCGCTCAAACACATGGACCAGTATCCCGATGCTACGGTGGAGGATCTTGGCAGAGATGAAACCTGCATCATCTGCAGAGAAGAAATGCGCCCTTGGGATCCCAACGATACCAACCAAATCGAGAGAACGCGCGCCAAGAAACTTCCATGTGGCCATATCCTGCATTTCGGTTGCCTCAAGAGTTGGTTGGAGCGTCAACAAGTATGCCCAACCTGCCGTCGTCCTGTCGCACGCGAAGGTCAACAACCTGCGAGGAACGGGGATGCCGTGGTGTTCAGGTTGGGGCTCGGTTTGCCTCCTGGCCCAAATCAGCCGGCGCAAGCACAGTTTCCACCAAATGGTCAGCCTCCTGCAggtcaaccaccacaaggGGGAGCGGCGGGACTTCAGGGGAACAACAGGAATCGCAACGTCCGGATGTTTAACTTTGGGCCTCTCAGGCTTGGGTTTGCCCAGGGCGGCGTTGAGGAGATCAGAGAGATGGCTCAGAGAATGGGTATGCCGCCAGATGCTGCTCACCCTGCGCCTCCCGCACCCGCGGCTCCTGCACCGGCTGACAATGCCGCTGTCAACGTCAATACACCTGGTGCGGGGCTGGATCAAATCCGCGGACAGCTCACTGACCTTAGCACGCGAATCCAGCAAGAGATGGCCAACCTGAACCATGCCGCGCACGAGTTGTATCTTCTCCAGCACATGGTCAACGAACTGACACGGTTGCGCCAGACGCCTACACAACAAGCTGGTCAGCGACAAGGAATACCTCTTGTTCCAGGTCAAGTTGTTGTGCCTCCTCAGCCTGTGGCTAACATCCAACATGTAGCTCAGGCACCTGCTCAGGCAGCTGTTCAACCAGGAGTTCAACCGGCAGGCCAACCTGCTACCCAGTCACCTGTCATGCTGCTAGGCCAACCTTATATTCAGGGACAGCCTCATCCTGCGTTTCAACATCCAGGGGTATTGCAAGCGCAGGTGCATGCATTTTTGCCGAGGGCCCAGCCTACTATTGGTAGGCTGGGTGCTGAATCAGGAGCGGCTATTCCTGCTGGAAACCCAGATCTTCCCGAGGGTGTGACGATTCCGGCGGGCTGGTCACTTGTCCCTCTTCAAAGCGCGGAGAACGGGGTGGTAGAACCAAGTCCGCTCTGGGGCCAGCTGCCTGCGAACGCTCTTAGGGATAGGTTGCAGAACCTTGCTCCAGAGAGGCCAAGATCTTCCTTGTCCAGGGGCACGAGTCCTTTAGGCCGAGACACGACTTCGGTCGCTGGGTATGAGGCCGAATCATCGCAAACAGCTGAAGCACGTGGTGCTGTGCCATCAGATGCTGCCTCAAATACACAACGAACTGTGTCTCCATCTCacacagcatcaacagccaCTTCAGCTGCTCCAAATTGGGGTGGTCCGGCGCAGCTCTTCGGCGGTCGAACTACCTCCCCTCTGCAAACCGAGGCTGAGGCAGGTAGCAGCAGAGCAGCTTCAAAAAGCAATGGGTCTGCCGGGCCAAGTGCACAGAACGGCAGCACCAGTAATAGCAAGAGCACCGCCCGGCTGGCTTCGGTGGAGGACGCTGAgaatgaggaggatgaatgA
- a CDS encoding hypothetical protein (EggNog:ENOG503NYPG; COG:S): MAATGHREADDYNMSYPEPPHFSSAPMDLGLSPEPYSAYSRSSHEFPTTIGYEHGAIYTADTPYLYNHNGNHERSSPGMYPDDSDLRGPASDLSIASASSSNAGSPNSSHGQMAPIPEWATGPHGLGVTPGIVDASDFHLPGSEYSYAPGVYGDEYSTAFEYPSGKTPGFVDPILIHPDARPMTMSGFEQQPYSAQPNSAYPASPALSASPQLRNGSTSPFMHNNYQYSPYPPPMEAQRRPSLVSFHSNYSGEQQYSGDEFKEKQRCPHPECGKVFKDLKAHMLTHQEERPEKCPITTCEYHVKGFARKYDKNRHTLTHYKGTMVCGFCPGSGSAAEKSFNRADVFKRHLTAVHGVEQTPPNSRKKAAAGNNGTKKLTGYAPDATGKCSTCSSTFSNAQDFYEHLDDCVLRIVQQEDPAEAINAQRLAEVENDRDVHNTLEKNNLPTTTMTLQDGEDEDENMDDGDDDELRARGLKGSPTKRKGGNPQNGVQKSRGLTHSRGGVTLPTKTRGRKNRRDYPSSWGFDKGQMTMKKRVMAVFDGPRRLAKDDMMLSTEQEVRIKLSDGKSYVTDLDMQTLKRADGFLNATEEEKGPWVSDDPTEEQLKQMLTYTAPEPTTTAAAAAAQ; the protein is encoded by the exons ATGGCGGCAACTGGCCACCGTGAGGCCGACGACTACAACATGAGCTACCCAGAACCCCCTCACTTCTCATCCGCGCCCATGGACCTGGGACTTTCCCCGGAGCCCTACAGCGCCTACTCCAGGTCATCACACGAGTTCCCGACGACAATTGGCTATGAGCACGGAGCCATCTACACCGCCGACACACCATACCTCTACAACCATAACGGTAACCACGAGAGGTCATCACCTGGCATGTACCCAGACGACAGCGATCTGAGAGGACCAGCTTCGGATCTGAGCATCGCCAgcgcctcatcctccaacgcGGGCTCCCCAAATTCGAGCCACGGCCAAATGGCGCCGATCCCTGAGTGGGCTACGGGCCCCCACGGACTTGGGGTTACCCCGGGCATCGTCGACGCAAGCGACTTTCACCTCCCCGGCAGCGAATATTCATACGCGCCCGGTGTCTATGGTGATGAGTACAGCACAGCTTTCGAATATCCCAGCGGGAAAACACCAGGCTTTGTTG ATCCTATCTTGATTCACCCAGACGCGAGACCAATGACCATGTCTGGCtttgagcagcagccataTTCGGCCCAGCCCAACTCCGCATATCCTGCCTCTCCTGCTCTGTCTGCCTCCCCACAACTGCGAAACGGCAGCACTTCGCCCTTCATGCACAACAACTACCAGTACTCGCCATACCCGCCACCAATGGAGGCCCAAAGGAGACCAAGCCTTGTTTCTTTCCACTCCAACTACTCCGGCGAGCAGCAATACAGCGGCGATGAgttcaaggagaagcagaggTGCCCACATCCCGAGTGCGGCAAGGTGTTCAAGGACCTCAAGGCGCACATGCTCACTCACCAAGAGGAGCGCCCCGAGAAGTGCCCCATCACAACATGCGAGTATCACGTGAAGGGGTTTGCGAGAAA ATACGACAAGAACAGACATACCCTTACACATTACAAGGGCACCATGGTCTGCGGTTTCTGCCCGGGGTCTGGCTCCGCGGCCGAGAAGTCGTTCAACCGTGCCGATGTGTTCAAGCGCCACTTGACTGCTGTGCACGGTGTCGAGCAAACACCGCCCAACAGCCggaagaaggctgccgctgGAAACAACGGGACCAAGAAGTTGACTGGCTACGCCCCTGATGCGACTGGCAAGTGCTCCACTTGCTCGTCAACCTTCAGCAACGCCCAGGACTTCTACGAGCATCTTGACGACTGTGTGCTCCGCATTGTCCAGCAAGAGGACCCAGCAgaggccatcaacgcccagcggttggccgaggtggaAAACGATCGCGACGTACACAACACCCTGGAGAAGAACAacctcccaacaaccaccatgaCACTTCaagatggcgaggacgaggatgagaacATGgatgacggcgatgatgatgaactcAGGGCTCGCGGCCTCAAGGGCTCGCCCACCAAGAGGAAGGGTGGAAACCCACAAAACGGCGTGCAAAAGTCCCGCGGGCTTACACACTCGCGCGGCGGTGTCACGCTCCCCACCAAGACCCGGGGTCGCAAGAACAGGCGCGACTATCCTTCCTCATGGGGCTTCGACAAGGGTCAGATGACAATGAAGAAGCGCGTCATGGCGGTATTCGACGGCCCCCGCCGCCTGGCCAAGGACGACATGATGCTCTCGACCGAGCAAGAAGTCCGCATCAAGCTCTCCGACGGCAAGTCCTACGTCACCGACCTCGACATGCAAACGCTCAAGCGTGCCGACGGCTTCCTCAACGcgaccgaggaggagaagggtccCTGGGTCTCGGACGACCCGACCGAGGAGCAGCTCAAGCAGATGCTTACCTACACCGCCCCggaaccaacaaccaccgctgctgccgccgccgctcaGTAA
- a CDS encoding hypothetical protein (COG:S; EggNog:ENOG503P1WG), producing MALTSRLALTGPDTTDPEDYLSSSLGIIFPDDVTNQHGDADHGLLYTSPHLPQPLQFSLANVTEEKERHLFSHYLWNSSLMLAELIEAGTLGLDIPWSGLGGEIKDFDVTGRETVELGAGTALPSIMGGLMGSKRVVVTDYPAPEVIKTLKENVLRGVEKKNGVDGRGFFDKEKLAEVGLEVERLWERDCDGGEREWVWDRGVEDISVRKRWLAVGVLRRIRKSG from the exons ATGGCCCTCACCTCCCGCCTCGCCCTCACCGGCCCCGACACCACTGACCCAGAAGActacctctcctcctccctagGCATCATCTTCCCCGACGACGTAACCAACCAACACGGCGACGCCGACCACGGCCTCCTCtacacctccccccacctcccgCAACCCCTGCAATTCTCGCTCGCCAATGTCACCGAGGAAAAAGAGCGCCACCTCTTTTCCCATTACCTCTGGAATTCATCCCTCATGCTCGCTGAACTCATCGAAGCCGGCACTCTGGGGCTGGACATCCCCTGGTCAGGCCTCGGTGGCGAGATCAAAGATTTTGATGTCACGGGCCGGGAAACGGTGGAATTAGGGGCGGGGACGGCACTGCCAAGTATAAtggggggtttgatggggagcaagagggtggtggtgactgaTTATCCTGCTCCAGAGGTGATCAAGACACTCAAAGAGAATGTGCTGAGGGGAgtggaaaaaaagaatggggttgatgggag AGGGTTTTTTGACAAGGAGAAATTGGCTGAGGTagggttggaggtggagaggttgtgggagagggattgtgatgggggtgaaagggagtgggtttgggatcggggggtggaggatattAGTGTTaggaagaggtggttggcggttggggtgttgaggaggatacGGAAGAGCGGGTGA
- the ERP38 gene encoding Protein disulfide-isomerase erp38 (EggNog:ENOG503NY0R; COG:O), producing the protein MVLLKSFVLAGLTAVVAAKSAVLDLIPSNFDEVVLKSGKPTLVEFFAPWCGHCKNLAPVYEELAHAFEFTKDVQIAKVDADAERSLGKRFGVQGFPTLKWFDGKSDKPTEYNGGRDLEALTAFITEKTGIKSKKKLAPPSSVAYLTDATFKNTIGGDKHVLVAFTAPWCGHCKSLAPTWESLATTFANEPNVVIAKVDAEAENSKATANDYGVTSYPTIKFFPKGSTTPEDYNGGRSEEAFVAFLNEQAGTHRAAGGGVDATAGTFAVLDEIVTKYIGGTPLTDAAAEVKKAAESLKEDAQYKYAEYYIRVFDKLSKSDSFAAKELARLEGILKKGGLAPTKLDELTTKTNILRKFVEKVTGKDEL; encoded by the exons atggtTCTCCTCAAGAGCTTCGTGCTCGCCGGCCTCACGGCTGTTGTCGCGGCCAAGTCTGCCGTCCTCGATCTTATCCCTAGCAACTTCGACGAAGTCGTCCTCAAGTCCGGGAAGCCCACCCTCGTCGAGTTCTTCGCCCCATGGTGTGGCCATTGCAAGAACCTTGCTCCTGTCTATGAGGAGCTCGCCCACGCCTTCGAGTTCACCAAGGATGTCCAGATTGCCAAGGttgatgccgatgccgaaAGGTCGTTGGGCAAGCGTTTTGGTGTCCAGGGTTTCCCTACACTGAAGTGGTTCGATGGCAAGAGTGACAAGCCAACAGAGTACAATGGTGGACGTGACCTCGAGGCTCTGACCGCCTTCATCACCGAGAAGACTGGTATCAAGTCCAAGAAAAAGCTCGCTCCTCCCAGCAGCGTTGCCTACCTGACCGATGCTACCTTCAAGAACACCATTGGCGGTGACAAGCACGTTCTTGTTGCTTTCACTGCTCCCTGGTGCGGAC ACTGCAAGAGCCTTGCCCCCACTTGGGAGTCCCTTGCCACCACCTTCGCCAACGAGCCCAACGTCGTCATTGCCAAGGTTGATGCCGAAGCTGAGAACAGCAAGGCCACCGCCAACGATTATGGTGTGACCTCGTATCCCACCATCAAGTTCTTCCCCAAGGGCAGCACCACTCCCGAGGACTACAACGGTGGCCGTTCTGAGGAGGCCTTTGTTGCCTTCCTCAACGAGCAGGCCGGTACCCACCgcgccgccggcggcggtgttgatgCCACCGCTGGCACCTTCGCCGTTCTCGATGAGATTGTCACCAAGTACATTGGTGGCACCCCCCTTACCGATGCCGctgccgaggtcaagaaggctgctgagagCCTCAAGGAGGATGCCCAGTACAAGTACGCCGAATACTACATCCGTGTCTTTGACAAGCTTAGCAAGAGCGACAGTTTTGCTGCTAAAGAGCTCGCCCGTTTGGAGGGTATCCTCAAGAAGGGTGGTCTGGCCCCTACCAAGCTTGATGAGCTtaccaccaagaccaacatCCTCCGCAAGTTTGTTGAGAAGGTCACTGGCAAGGATGAGCTTTAA